The Vicinamibacteria bacterium genome has a segment encoding these proteins:
- a CDS encoding TonB-dependent receptor, whose protein sequence is MTISTRIALIAAIAFQAAPSHLLAQASAVNASIEGVIKDATGGVLPGVSVTVTNLDTGASRTVVTNETGLYRAQLLPLGTYRVMAELSGFSRFTQEGVELSAGMTATVNVTLQVGEVTETITVGADSPVIEPAKMDLGRLLDEREIRNIPLVSRNPFNFALLQANVTGYENEEFGVPRVNANGTQMRTNYQIDGNTNTQKDRPGLRLQPISEIFVKEVQVVTSGLAPEFGQTTGMVFNVVTPSGTNQYSGTGSYRFRRQGMSARPFTLSESAPKPDTKVDNFTGTFGGPIRRDAAHFYVGYEYIKRDLSADRVITVDPADAARLGISDTLGDGVIPAQAEPQFFIVKGDFQLNPSHSLSARYTLFDQPISSNIGGGLNTLERAVDFADSANSVSAQLVSSFGGDKLNELRGQWSNRKTDRVRNDFSGSMPAITISGVANFGGVDGDNFEQKIFQITDSFTLYRGNHAFKFGGSIEAVDDFRRSSVDTTYTFGSIAAYEAARDGIDPFAYTTFAQNIGDPTLSFDSTFFSAYFQDDWSVNDRLKVLYGVRYDYYRVPDAVPAPNNPASQEFRIDKNNFAPRVGVSWDTTGEGKAVLTFQTGVMTDAPHLRIYLDAIQQNGDPKFTNFVLNPTSAGAPAFPGALPAGAGFFSSPSTIYTVSPDFRSEYSVQNTVQYRRALQDDLSFELAYVNAFGRNIPLTLDVNLINPTGSLDDGRPVFATAVNGDTRANPAFNHIRQYESIGESSYNAFTVRLRKRLSRDLSLNTFYTLAKAEDDAILQGLIIGSRDPFHSDPTDNGRDKGRTPFDVRHTWISSGVWTLPTETQLGFVVNLNSGLPFNIRSNRDVNGDGQSTNDRPVGVDRMDRNLGTFFQADFRFSQFFPLSSDRYRLEVFGDFLNLFNRDNVRERTETVTIDSGGNAVAPIPADDEFRISQGYQNLQFQLGLKLHF, encoded by the coding sequence ATGACGATATCGACTCGCATCGCCTTGATCGCCGCGATCGCCTTTCAAGCAGCCCCCTCGCATCTCCTGGCCCAGGCATCGGCGGTGAATGCTTCCATCGAGGGGGTCATCAAAGACGCAACCGGAGGGGTTCTACCCGGCGTGAGCGTCACGGTTACGAACCTCGACACCGGGGCATCTCGCACCGTGGTGACGAACGAGACGGGTCTCTACCGTGCCCAGTTGCTGCCGCTCGGAACCTACCGCGTCATGGCGGAGCTCTCCGGTTTTTCTCGGTTCACCCAGGAGGGTGTCGAGTTGAGCGCCGGAATGACGGCGACGGTGAACGTCACACTGCAGGTGGGCGAGGTGACCGAGACCATCACGGTCGGAGCGGACTCCCCGGTCATCGAGCCGGCAAAAATGGATCTTGGGCGTCTCCTCGACGAGCGCGAGATCAGGAACATTCCCCTGGTCTCGAGGAATCCCTTCAACTTCGCTCTCCTCCAGGCCAACGTGACCGGCTACGAGAACGAGGAGTTCGGTGTACCCCGCGTCAACGCCAACGGAACCCAGATGCGCACCAACTACCAGATCGACGGGAACACGAACACTCAGAAAGATCGGCCTGGACTCAGACTGCAACCCATATCGGAAATCTTCGTCAAAGAAGTCCAGGTGGTGACCAGCGGTTTGGCACCCGAGTTTGGCCAGACCACCGGCATGGTATTCAACGTCGTGACCCCCTCGGGCACGAACCAATACAGCGGGACGGGGAGCTATCGGTTCCGTCGACAGGGCATGTCGGCGCGACCCTTCACTCTGTCGGAGAGCGCTCCCAAACCGGATACGAAAGTCGATAACTTCACTGGAACTTTCGGAGGACCGATAAGGAGAGACGCCGCGCATTTCTACGTGGGCTACGAGTACATCAAGAGAGATCTCTCCGCCGATCGGGTCATTACCGTGGACCCGGCGGACGCGGCTCGGCTCGGAATCTCGGACACCCTCGGAGACGGAGTCATCCCCGCCCAAGCCGAGCCCCAGTTCTTCATCGTCAAAGGGGATTTCCAGCTAAATCCGTCTCACAGCTTGAGCGCCCGCTACACCTTGTTCGATCAACCGATCTCGAGCAACATCGGCGGTGGTCTGAACACACTCGAGCGGGCCGTCGACTTCGCCGATAGTGCGAACAGCGTGTCGGCCCAGCTCGTCTCCTCGTTCGGCGGCGACAAGCTCAACGAGCTCCGGGGACAGTGGAGCAATCGAAAGACCGACCGGGTGAGGAACGATTTCAGCGGGTCGATGCCGGCGATCACCATCAGTGGAGTGGCCAACTTCGGTGGCGTCGACGGCGACAACTTCGAGCAGAAGATCTTCCAAATCACCGATAGCTTCACCCTTTACCGAGGCAACCACGCCTTCAAATTCGGAGGAAGCATCGAGGCGGTGGACGATTTCCGGCGAAGCTCGGTCGACACCACCTATACCTTCGGCAGCATCGCAGCCTACGAGGCCGCCCGTGACGGCATCGACCCGTTCGCTTACACGACATTCGCCCAGAACATCGGCGACCCAACCCTCAGCTTCGACTCCACCTTCTTCTCCGCCTACTTCCAGGATGATTGGTCGGTGAACGACCGGCTGAAGGTGCTGTACGGGGTCCGCTATGACTACTACCGAGTCCCCGATGCCGTTCCCGCGCCCAACAATCCCGCGTCACAGGAGTTTCGCATCGACAAGAACAACTTCGCTCCGAGGGTGGGGGTTTCCTGGGACACGACCGGTGAAGGCAAGGCGGTCTTGACGTTTCAGACGGGTGTCATGACCGATGCACCGCACCTCCGGATTTATCTCGACGCGATCCAGCAGAACGGCGACCCGAAGTTCACCAATTTCGTCCTGAACCCCACCAGCGCGGGCGCCCCGGCCTTTCCTGGCGCTCTGCCAGCGGGGGCGGGTTTCTTCTCTAGCCCATCGACCATCTACACGGTGTCTCCCGATTTCCGGAGCGAGTACTCCGTCCAGAACACCGTCCAGTACCGCCGGGCCCTTCAGGACGACCTTTCTTTCGAGCTCGCCTATGTGAATGCCTTCGGCCGGAACATCCCTTTGACACTCGACGTCAATCTGATCAACCCGACTGGGTCCCTGGATGACGGGCGACCGGTGTTCGCCACCGCGGTCAACGGCGACACCCGAGCCAACCCCGCCTTCAACCACATACGCCAGTACGAGTCGATCGGAGAATCCAGCTATAACGCCTTCACGGTTCGCTTGAGAAAACGGCTTTCCCGAGATCTATCGTTGAACACGTTCTATACGCTCGCCAAGGCCGAGGACGACGCCATCCTTCAGGGGCTGATCATCGGGAGCCGCGATCCGTTCCACTCCGACCCCACCGATAACGGTCGCGACAAGGGGAGAACGCCTTTCGACGTCCGTCATACCTGGATCAGCAGCGGCGTATGGACTCTCCCGACCGAGACTCAACTCGGATTCGTGGTGAATCTCAATAGCGGACTTCCCTTCAACATCCGCTCCAATCGGGACGTCAATGGAGACGGCCAGTCCACCAACGACCGCCCCGTCGGCGTGGACCGCATGGATCGAAACCTGGGGACGTTCTTCCAGGCGGACTTCCGCTTCTCCCAGTTCTTTCCCCTCAGCAGCGACCGCTATCGGCTGGAAGTCTTCGGAGACTTCCTCAACCTGTTCAACCGGGACAACGTTCGGGAGCGCACCGAAACGGTGACGATCGACTCCGGCGGTAATGCGGTCGCACCGATCCCCGCCGACGACGAGTTCCGGATCAGCCAGGGCTACCAGAACCTGCAGTTCCAGCTGGGGCTCAAGTTGCATTTTTAG
- a CDS encoding adenylosuccinate lyase family protein, with the protein MPTTVFDSFYFKDRFGTERMREIWADRATHQRWLDVEAALAEAEAEVGVIPKNVAREISRRAKIENLDLAAMKVEFDRSWNPVVPLVNALRKAVSPRTARYVHWGCTSKNIFDTGMILQIKESYDLLTAEVGKVADQLADLAERHRETIMAGRTHGQHAIPITFGFKAATWLDEVNRQRERLLASRPRVLVGEFGGAVGTLASLGRKGLRVQKHLMAKLGLGVPAIPVKTAGDRLAEFVLLLCLLSATLGKIAQNIYNLQQTEIDEVTEFTEGKIGSSAMPHKQNPVASGAIVFLGRLLRSNAGAALEYVHAEWEDDHRQGETAWKFVPEVCLLASAQLSIMQRLLEGLIVKPDNMRRNLERGGGLQTSEALLMALSEPLGRDRAHELVTELATDARCRGVSFSEIVAEHPVVLRHLSRKEIARCLDYRSSTGLSALLVDRVLMAHRKAARRQDSP; encoded by the coding sequence ATGCCTACGACGGTTTTCGACTCGTTCTATTTCAAGGACCGCTTCGGTACCGAGCGGATGCGGGAGATCTGGGCAGATCGGGCCACCCACCAGCGATGGCTCGATGTGGAAGCAGCCCTCGCGGAAGCCGAGGCGGAGGTGGGAGTCATTCCCAAGAACGTCGCCCGAGAAATCTCACGCAGAGCCAAGATCGAGAATCTCGATCTCGCCGCCATGAAGGTGGAGTTCGATCGCTCCTGGAACCCCGTCGTTCCTCTGGTGAACGCTCTGCGTAAAGCCGTTTCTCCGCGAACGGCACGCTACGTCCACTGGGGCTGCACCAGCAAGAACATCTTCGACACCGGTATGATCCTCCAGATCAAGGAATCCTACGACCTGTTGACCGCGGAGGTCGGCAAAGTGGCCGACCAGCTCGCGGATCTGGCCGAACGCCATCGCGAGACGATCATGGCGGGTCGGACTCACGGCCAGCACGCCATTCCCATCACCTTCGGCTTCAAAGCGGCGACGTGGCTCGACGAGGTGAATCGGCAACGGGAGAGGCTCCTCGCAAGCCGGCCGCGAGTGCTCGTTGGAGAGTTCGGGGGCGCGGTTGGCACTCTTGCGTCGCTGGGACGCAAGGGACTTCGGGTGCAGAAACACCTCATGGCCAAACTCGGCCTCGGAGTTCCGGCGATACCGGTCAAGACCGCAGGCGATCGGCTAGCCGAGTTCGTTCTGCTCTTGTGTCTCCTCTCCGCGACTCTCGGGAAGATTGCGCAGAACATCTATAACCTCCAGCAGACGGAGATCGACGAGGTCACGGAGTTCACCGAGGGCAAAATCGGCAGCTCGGCGATGCCCCACAAGCAGAATCCCGTCGCTTCGGGAGCGATCGTGTTTCTCGGACGCCTCCTCCGCTCCAACGCGGGAGCGGCTCTGGAGTACGTCCATGCCGAGTGGGAGGATGATCACCGCCAGGGAGAGACCGCGTGGAAGTTCGTCCCCGAAGTCTGTCTTCTCGCCTCGGCGCAGTTGTCCATCATGCAGCGCCTGCTCGAGGGACTGATCGTCAAGCCTGACAACATGCGGCGCAACCTCGAGCGAGGCGGAGGCCTGCAGACGTCCGAAGCGCTGCTGATGGCCTTGTCGGAGCCCCTGGGAAGGGATCGGGCCCACGAGCTCGTCACCGAGCTGGCCACGGATGCCCGGTGCCGGGGAGTCAGCTTCAGCGAGATCGTCGCCGAGCATCCGGTGGTCCTCCGCCATCTCTCCAGGAAGGAGATCGCCAGATGTCTCGACTATCGGAGTTCCACGGGACTGTCGGCGCTGCTCGTCGACCGAGTCCTGATGGCTCACCGCAAGGCGGCTCGGAGGCAAGATAGTCCATGA
- a CDS encoding PQQ-binding-like beta-propeller repeat protein, translated as MSHLRYSLPAMPIRSLARPLLLSMLTLGWDWPQFRGSNAAGVSEDTELPIHFGPETNVVWRTELPSGPSSPSIAGERIFLTGVDNERLFTFALDRRTGRILWRREAPRPRRQVLQPNNSPASPTPATDGRNVYVFFADFGLLAYGPDGEELWSLPLGPFNNPFGHGSSPILAGDLVLQVCDQDAGAFVIAVHKATGEVRWKTERPHAQRGYATPVLYRPGEEDALQVLVAGSYQLNAYDVASGTPVWWLTGLPWQIKPTPVLADHAVYFVTSSGESDPGEQEIVPSFPEALAQLDENQDGKLAKGELVDSRAIGRFDEYLDLDDTGFLEERDWAQFRFRRQGMNSLWAYRLGGEGDMTEGNFLWKNPSALPNVPSPLYYRGVLYTLKEGGILTSFDPDTGEILERGRLRGALGAYFSSPVAADGKIYAVSEEGNVAVVRAGGDWELLAVNRLDDGTKATPAIADGKLYIRTYSALYSFSQNR; from the coding sequence GCCGATACGCTCTCTGGCGCGGCCGCTCCTTCTCTCGATGTTGACTCTCGGCTGGGACTGGCCGCAGTTTCGCGGGTCGAACGCCGCGGGTGTGAGCGAGGACACCGAGCTTCCGATCCATTTCGGCCCGGAGACGAACGTCGTGTGGAGGACCGAGCTTCCGTCCGGCCCGTCGTCTCCGTCGATCGCCGGAGAGAGAATCTTCCTGACGGGCGTCGACAACGAAAGGCTCTTCACTTTTGCCCTCGACCGTCGCACGGGACGCATCCTGTGGCGACGCGAAGCCCCGCGGCCCCGACGCCAAGTGCTCCAACCGAACAACAGCCCGGCATCTCCCACCCCGGCGACTGATGGCCGGAACGTCTACGTCTTCTTCGCCGACTTCGGGTTGCTCGCCTACGGGCCAGACGGCGAGGAGCTCTGGAGCCTTCCGCTCGGCCCATTCAACAATCCCTTCGGCCATGGCTCCTCTCCCATCCTTGCCGGTGATCTCGTACTGCAGGTATGCGATCAAGATGCTGGCGCTTTCGTGATTGCTGTGCACAAGGCGACCGGTGAAGTCCGTTGGAAGACCGAGCGCCCGCACGCGCAACGTGGCTATGCAACCCCCGTGCTCTACCGGCCTGGAGAAGAAGACGCGCTCCAGGTGCTCGTGGCCGGCTCCTACCAGCTGAATGCTTACGACGTCGCGAGCGGGACGCCGGTGTGGTGGCTCACCGGTCTTCCCTGGCAAATCAAACCGACGCCGGTCTTGGCGGATCACGCGGTCTACTTCGTCACGTCCTCGGGTGAATCCGATCCCGGCGAGCAGGAGATCGTCCCGAGCTTTCCCGAGGCCCTCGCTCAGCTCGACGAGAACCAGGATGGCAAGCTCGCGAAAGGCGAGCTCGTCGATTCCCGCGCGATCGGCCGTTTCGACGAGTACCTCGACTTGGACGATACGGGATTTCTGGAGGAGCGCGACTGGGCGCAGTTCCGGTTTAGGAGGCAGGGAATGAATTCCCTCTGGGCCTATCGGCTCGGCGGTGAAGGCGACATGACCGAAGGTAATTTCCTGTGGAAGAACCCCAGCGCTCTGCCCAATGTCCCCTCCCCGCTCTACTACCGCGGGGTCCTCTACACGCTCAAGGAGGGCGGGATACTGACGTCGTTCGACCCCGATACCGGCGAGATTCTCGAGCGGGGACGGCTTCGAGGGGCGCTGGGCGCCTACTTTTCCTCTCCGGTGGCCGCCGACGGGAAGATATACGCCGTGAGCGAGGAAGGTAACGTGGCGGTGGTCCGAGCGGGTGGTGACTGGGAGCTACTCGCAGTGAACCGACTGGACGACGGCACCAAAGCGACCCCGGCAATCGCGGACGGCAAGCTGTACATCCGAACCTACAGCGCCCTCTATAGCTTCTCCCAAAACCGCTGA